Proteins encoded within one genomic window of Bos indicus isolate NIAB-ARS_2022 breed Sahiwal x Tharparkar chromosome 23, NIAB-ARS_B.indTharparkar_mat_pri_1.0, whole genome shotgun sequence:
- the PRP4K gene encoding serine/threonine-protein kinase PRP4 homolog isoform X2, translated as MRDGPVLSSSASPGFRRPRSRRHRCRGVRKFNMAAAEAPSLREQPEMEDANSEKSVNEENGEVSEDQSQNKHSRHKKKKHKHRSKHKKHKHSSEEDKDRKHKHKHKHKKHKRKEVADASDKEGMSPAKRTKLDDLALLEDLEKQRALIKAELDNELMEGKVQSGMGLILQGYESGSEEEGEIHEKARNGNRSSTRSSSTKGKLELVDNKNSTKKRSKSRSKERTRHRSDKKKSKGGVEIVKEKATRSKSKERKKSKSPSKRSKSQDEARKSKSPTLRRRSQEKVGKARSPVDDKAKVEDKSKAKDRKKSPVINESRSRDRGKKSRSPVDLRGKSKDRRSRSKERKSKRPEADKEKKPVKSPSKDASSGKENRSPSRRPGRSPKRRSLSPKQRDKSRRSRSPLVNDRRSKQSKSPSRTLSPGRRAKSRSLERKRREPERRRLSSPRTRPRDDILSRRERSKDASPISRWSPARRRASRSPVRRRSRSPLRRSRSPRRRSRSPRRRDRGRRSRSRLRRRSRSRGGRRRRSRSKVKEDKFKGSLSEGMKVEQESSSDDNLEDFDVEEEDEEALIEQRRIQRQAIVQKYKYLADDSNLSVPSEPSSPQSSTRSRSPSPDDILERVAADVKEYERENVDTFEASVKAKHNLMAVEQNNGSSQKKLLAPDMFTESDDMFAAYFDSARLRAAGIGKDFKENPNLRDNWTDAEGYYRVNIGEVLDKRYNVYGYTGQGVFSNVVRARDNARANQEVAVKIIRNNELMQKTGLKELEFLKKLNDADPDDKFHCLRLFRHFYHKQHLCLVFEPLSMNLREVLKKYGKDVGLHIKAVRSYSQQLFLALKLLKRCNILHADIKPDNILVNESKTILKLCDFGSASHVADNDITPYLVSRFYRAPEIIIGKSYDYGIDMWSVGCTLYELYTGKILFPGKTNNHMLKLAMDLKGKMPNKMIRKGVFKDQHFDQNLNFMYIEVDKVTERVCVCRPQQHALGVVSAEGACSFLSLPAGTVSSFKAGCVQHSVH; from the exons ATGCGCGACGGCCCTGTTCTCTCTTCCTCCGCCTCCCCTGGCTTCCGCCGTCCGCGGAGCCGCCGCCACCGCTGCCGAGGAGTCAGGAAGTTCAACATGGCCGCCGCGGAGGCGCCGTCGCTGCGGGAACAGCCGGA GATGGAAGATGCTAATTCTGAAAAGAGTGTTAATGAAGAAAACGGAGAAGTCTCGGAAGACCAGTCTCAAAATAAGCACAGTCGTCACAAGAAAAAGAAGCATAAACACAGAAGCAAACACAAGAAGCACAAGCACTCCTCGGAAGAAGACAAGGACAGAAAGCATAAGCATAAGCACAAACATAAGAAACACAAAAGGAAGGAGGTCGCCGACGCTTCTGACAAGGAAGGTATGTCTCCAGCAAAAAGAACTAAACTTGATGATTTAGCTCTGCTGGAAGACTTGGAGAAGCAGAGAGCCTTGATTAAAGCTGAACTCGATAACGAGTTAATGGAAGGAAAGGTCCAGTCTGGGATGGGGCTCATATTACAAGGTTATGAGTCCGGCTCTGAAGAAGAGGGGGAGATTCATGAAAAGGCAAGAAATGGAAATAGGTCTAGTACTAGATCTTCAAGTACGAAGGGCAAACTTGAACTTGTGGACaataaaaatagtacaaaaaaGCGAAGCAAAAGCAGATCCAAAGAACGGACTAGACACAGGTCTGATAAAAAGAAGAGTAAGGGAGGTGTTGAAATAGTTAAAGAGAAGGCAACAAGGAGCAAgtcaaaggagaggaaaaagtcaAAAAGCCCCTCCAAAAGAAGTAAGTCCCAAGATGAAGCCAGAAAGTCGAAGTCGCCCACCCTCAGACGGCGCTCTCAAGAGAAAGTTGGGAAGGCCAGATCTCCTGTCGACGACAAGGCTAAAGTCGAAGACAAAAGTAAGGCAAAGGACAGGAAGAAATCCCCTGTTATAAACGAAAGTAGAAGTCGTGATCGAGGCAAGAAATCTAGATCCCCAGTCGACTTGAGAGGCAAATCCAAAGACAGACGGTCACGGTCCAAAGAGAGGAAATCGAAACGGCCTGAAGCCGACAAAGAGAAGAAGCCGGTCAAGTCTCCCTCTAAAGACGCTTCCTCTGGGAAGGAAAACAGGTCACCCAGCAGAAGACCTGGTCGCAGTCCCAAAAGAAGAAGTCTGTCTCCGAAACAGCGGGACAAGTCCAGAAGAAGTCGATCCCCACTCGTGAATGACAGGAGGTCTAAACAGAGCAAGTCACCTTCTCGAACCCTGTCGCCTGGCAGGAGAGCCAAGAGCCGGTCCTTGGAAAGAAAACGCAGGGAGCCCGAAAGGAGACGCCTCTCTTCTCCAAG AACACGACCTCGAGATGACATCCTCAGCAGGCGGGAAAGGTCCAAGGACGCCAGCCCGATCAGCAGGTGGTCTCCAGCTCGCAGACGGGCCAGCAGATCTCCTGTTAGGAGGAGGTCTCGTTCCCCTCTCAGACGGAGCCGGTCTCCCAGAAGAAGAAGCAGGTCTCCTCGGAGAAG GGACAGAGGTCGGAGGAGCAGATCGCGCCTGAGAAGGCGGTCTCGATCACGGGGTGGTCGTAGACGGAGGAGCAGAAGCAAAGTAAAGGAAGACAAATTTAAAGGAAGTCTTTCTGAAGGAATGAAGGTCGAGCAGGAATCTTCATCTGATGACAA CCTTGAAGACTTCGATGTTGAGGAGGAAGATGAAGAAGCCTTGATAGAACAGAGAAGAATACAAAGACAGGCCATCGTTCAG AAATACAAGTACCTTGCTGACGACAGCAACCTGTCGGTGCCGTCCGAGCCCAGCAGCCCACAGAGCAGCACCCGCTCCCGCTCCCCGTCTCCTGATGACATCCTGGAGCGCGTGGCTGCCGATGTCAAGGAGTATGAGCGCGAGAACGTCGACACGTTTGAGGCCTCCGTCAAAGCCAAGCATAATCTGATGGCCGTTGAACAGAACAACG GTTCATCTCAGAAGAAGCTGTTGGCACCTGATATGTTTACAGAATCTGATGATATGTTTGCTGCCTATTTTGAT AGTGCGCGTCTGCGGGCTGCTGGCATTGGGAAAGATTTCAAAGAGAATCCCAACCTCAGGGATAACTGGACTGATGCAGAAGGCTATTACC GTGTGAACATAGGTGAAGTCTTGGATAAGCGTTACAACGTGTACGGCTACACGGGTCAAGGTGTGTTCAGTAACGTGGTCCGAGCCAGGGATAACGCGAGGGCCAACCAGGAGGTGGCCGTGAAGATCATCAGGAACAACGAGCTCAT gcaaaaaactggcttaaaagaATTAGAATTCTTGAAAAAACTTAATGACGCTGATCCTGATGACAAGTTTCATTGTTTGCGACTCTTCAGACATTTTTATCACAAACAGCATCTGTGCCTGGTGTTTGAGCCTCTAAG TATGAATTTACGAGAGGTGCTAAAAAAATACGGTAAGGATGTTGGCCTTCACATTAAGGCTGTCCGATCCTACAGTCAGCAGCTGTTCTTGGCTCTGAAACTCCTTAAAAGATGCAATATCCTCCATGCAGATATCAAGCCAGACAATATCCTG GTTAATGAATCAAAAACTATATTAAAGCTCTGCGACTTTGGGTCAGCCTCACATGTTGCAGATAACGACATAACGCCTTACCTTGTCAGTAGGTTTTACCGCGCTCCTGAGATCA TTATAGGTAAAAGCTATGATTATGGTATAGACATGTGGTCTGTAGGTTGCACCTTATATGAACTCTATACtggaaaaattttatttcctggCAAAACCAATAACCATATGTTGAAGCTCGCCATGGATCTCAAAGGAAAGATGCCAAATAAG ATGATTCGGAAAGGCGTATTTAAAGACCAACATTTTGATCAAAACCTCAACTTCATGTACATAGAAGTTGATAAAGTGACCGAGAGG gtgtgtgtgtgcaggccaCAGCAGCATGCCCTGGGCGTAGTCAGTGCCGAAGGGGCCTGTTCCTTCTTGAGCCTGCCTGCAGGGACGGTCTCCTCTTTTAAAGCAGGTTGTGTACAGCATTCAGTACACTGA
- the PRP4K gene encoding serine/threonine-protein kinase PRP4 homolog isoform X1 produces the protein MRDGPVLSSSASPGFRRPRSRRHRCRGVRKFNMAAAEAPSLREQPEMEDANSEKSVNEENGEVSEDQSQNKHSRHKKKKHKHRSKHKKHKHSSEEDKDRKHKHKHKHKKHKRKEVADASDKEGMSPAKRTKLDDLALLEDLEKQRALIKAELDNELMEGKVQSGMGLILQGYESGSEEEGEIHEKARNGNRSSTRSSSTKGKLELVDNKNSTKKRSKSRSKERTRHRSDKKKSKGGVEIVKEKATRSKSKERKKSKSPSKRSKSQDEARKSKSPTLRRRSQEKVGKARSPVDDKAKVEDKSKAKDRKKSPVINESRSRDRGKKSRSPVDLRGKSKDRRSRSKERKSKRPEADKEKKPVKSPSKDASSGKENRSPSRRPGRSPKRRSLSPKQRDKSRRSRSPLVNDRRSKQSKSPSRTLSPGRRAKSRSLERKRREPERRRLSSPRTRPRDDILSRRERSKDASPISRWSPARRRASRSPVRRRSRSPLRRSRSPRRRSRSPRRRDRGRRSRSRLRRRSRSRGGRRRRSRSKVKEDKFKGSLSEGMKVEQESSSDDNLEDFDVEEEDEEALIEQRRIQRQAIVQKYKYLADDSNLSVPSEPSSPQSSTRSRSPSPDDILERVAADVKEYERENVDTFEASVKAKHNLMAVEQNNGSSQKKLLAPDMFTESDDMFAAYFDSARLRAAGIGKDFKENPNLRDNWTDAEGYYRVNIGEVLDKRYNVYGYTGQGVFSNVVRARDNARANQEVAVKIIRNNELMQKTGLKELEFLKKLNDADPDDKFHCLRLFRHFYHKQHLCLVFEPLSMNLREVLKKYGKDVGLHIKAVRSYSQQLFLALKLLKRCNILHADIKPDNILVNESKTILKLCDFGSASHVADNDITPYLVSRFYRAPEIIIGKSYDYGIDMWSVGCTLYELYTGKILFPGKTNNHMLKLAMDLKGKMPNKMIRKGVFKDQHFDQNLNFMYIEVDKVTEREKVTVMSTINPTKDLLADLIGCQRLPEDQRKKVHQLKDLLDQILMLDPAKRISINQALQHAFIQEKI, from the exons ATGCGCGACGGCCCTGTTCTCTCTTCCTCCGCCTCCCCTGGCTTCCGCCGTCCGCGGAGCCGCCGCCACCGCTGCCGAGGAGTCAGGAAGTTCAACATGGCCGCCGCGGAGGCGCCGTCGCTGCGGGAACAGCCGGA GATGGAAGATGCTAATTCTGAAAAGAGTGTTAATGAAGAAAACGGAGAAGTCTCGGAAGACCAGTCTCAAAATAAGCACAGTCGTCACAAGAAAAAGAAGCATAAACACAGAAGCAAACACAAGAAGCACAAGCACTCCTCGGAAGAAGACAAGGACAGAAAGCATAAGCATAAGCACAAACATAAGAAACACAAAAGGAAGGAGGTCGCCGACGCTTCTGACAAGGAAGGTATGTCTCCAGCAAAAAGAACTAAACTTGATGATTTAGCTCTGCTGGAAGACTTGGAGAAGCAGAGAGCCTTGATTAAAGCTGAACTCGATAACGAGTTAATGGAAGGAAAGGTCCAGTCTGGGATGGGGCTCATATTACAAGGTTATGAGTCCGGCTCTGAAGAAGAGGGGGAGATTCATGAAAAGGCAAGAAATGGAAATAGGTCTAGTACTAGATCTTCAAGTACGAAGGGCAAACTTGAACTTGTGGACaataaaaatagtacaaaaaaGCGAAGCAAAAGCAGATCCAAAGAACGGACTAGACACAGGTCTGATAAAAAGAAGAGTAAGGGAGGTGTTGAAATAGTTAAAGAGAAGGCAACAAGGAGCAAgtcaaaggagaggaaaaagtcaAAAAGCCCCTCCAAAAGAAGTAAGTCCCAAGATGAAGCCAGAAAGTCGAAGTCGCCCACCCTCAGACGGCGCTCTCAAGAGAAAGTTGGGAAGGCCAGATCTCCTGTCGACGACAAGGCTAAAGTCGAAGACAAAAGTAAGGCAAAGGACAGGAAGAAATCCCCTGTTATAAACGAAAGTAGAAGTCGTGATCGAGGCAAGAAATCTAGATCCCCAGTCGACTTGAGAGGCAAATCCAAAGACAGACGGTCACGGTCCAAAGAGAGGAAATCGAAACGGCCTGAAGCCGACAAAGAGAAGAAGCCGGTCAAGTCTCCCTCTAAAGACGCTTCCTCTGGGAAGGAAAACAGGTCACCCAGCAGAAGACCTGGTCGCAGTCCCAAAAGAAGAAGTCTGTCTCCGAAACAGCGGGACAAGTCCAGAAGAAGTCGATCCCCACTCGTGAATGACAGGAGGTCTAAACAGAGCAAGTCACCTTCTCGAACCCTGTCGCCTGGCAGGAGAGCCAAGAGCCGGTCCTTGGAAAGAAAACGCAGGGAGCCCGAAAGGAGACGCCTCTCTTCTCCAAG AACACGACCTCGAGATGACATCCTCAGCAGGCGGGAAAGGTCCAAGGACGCCAGCCCGATCAGCAGGTGGTCTCCAGCTCGCAGACGGGCCAGCAGATCTCCTGTTAGGAGGAGGTCTCGTTCCCCTCTCAGACGGAGCCGGTCTCCCAGAAGAAGAAGCAGGTCTCCTCGGAGAAG GGACAGAGGTCGGAGGAGCAGATCGCGCCTGAGAAGGCGGTCTCGATCACGGGGTGGTCGTAGACGGAGGAGCAGAAGCAAAGTAAAGGAAGACAAATTTAAAGGAAGTCTTTCTGAAGGAATGAAGGTCGAGCAGGAATCTTCATCTGATGACAA CCTTGAAGACTTCGATGTTGAGGAGGAAGATGAAGAAGCCTTGATAGAACAGAGAAGAATACAAAGACAGGCCATCGTTCAG AAATACAAGTACCTTGCTGACGACAGCAACCTGTCGGTGCCGTCCGAGCCCAGCAGCCCACAGAGCAGCACCCGCTCCCGCTCCCCGTCTCCTGATGACATCCTGGAGCGCGTGGCTGCCGATGTCAAGGAGTATGAGCGCGAGAACGTCGACACGTTTGAGGCCTCCGTCAAAGCCAAGCATAATCTGATGGCCGTTGAACAGAACAACG GTTCATCTCAGAAGAAGCTGTTGGCACCTGATATGTTTACAGAATCTGATGATATGTTTGCTGCCTATTTTGAT AGTGCGCGTCTGCGGGCTGCTGGCATTGGGAAAGATTTCAAAGAGAATCCCAACCTCAGGGATAACTGGACTGATGCAGAAGGCTATTACC GTGTGAACATAGGTGAAGTCTTGGATAAGCGTTACAACGTGTACGGCTACACGGGTCAAGGTGTGTTCAGTAACGTGGTCCGAGCCAGGGATAACGCGAGGGCCAACCAGGAGGTGGCCGTGAAGATCATCAGGAACAACGAGCTCAT gcaaaaaactggcttaaaagaATTAGAATTCTTGAAAAAACTTAATGACGCTGATCCTGATGACAAGTTTCATTGTTTGCGACTCTTCAGACATTTTTATCACAAACAGCATCTGTGCCTGGTGTTTGAGCCTCTAAG TATGAATTTACGAGAGGTGCTAAAAAAATACGGTAAGGATGTTGGCCTTCACATTAAGGCTGTCCGATCCTACAGTCAGCAGCTGTTCTTGGCTCTGAAACTCCTTAAAAGATGCAATATCCTCCATGCAGATATCAAGCCAGACAATATCCTG GTTAATGAATCAAAAACTATATTAAAGCTCTGCGACTTTGGGTCAGCCTCACATGTTGCAGATAACGACATAACGCCTTACCTTGTCAGTAGGTTTTACCGCGCTCCTGAGATCA TTATAGGTAAAAGCTATGATTATGGTATAGACATGTGGTCTGTAGGTTGCACCTTATATGAACTCTATACtggaaaaattttatttcctggCAAAACCAATAACCATATGTTGAAGCTCGCCATGGATCTCAAAGGAAAGATGCCAAATAAG ATGATTCGGAAAGGCGTATTTAAAGACCAACATTTTGATCAAAACCTCAACTTCATGTACATAGAAGTTGATAAAGTGACCGAGAGG gaGAAAGTTACTGTCATGAGCACCATTAATCCAACTAAGGACCTGTTGGCTGACTTGATTGGGTGCCAGCGACTTCCTGAAGACCAGCGTAAAAAAGTACACCAGCTGAAGGACTTGTTGGACCAGATCCTAATGTTGGACCCCGCTAAACGGATTAGCATCAACCAGGCCCTGCAGCATGCCTTCATCCAGGAGAAGATTTAA